In Maridesulfovibrio frigidus DSM 17176, a genomic segment contains:
- a CDS encoding aminodeoxychorismate/anthranilate synthase component II translates to MKILLIDNNDSFTNNLEHLLVREIVGARVLVVSHLDVLPCADNLVDEHTQLSFDVDKFDLLVLSPGPGTPQDYRGYGALLNSGKPVLGICLGMQILNEHFGGKTSRLEGCFHGRTEKIDFAGHHLAVARYHSLYCEIVGQGLEVIAANNQYVPMAIAHNERPLLGYQFHPESFLTEDAGVFIDYALDFFGISQL, encoded by the coding sequence ATGAAAATCCTTCTGATCGATAACAACGACAGTTTTACAAATAACCTCGAGCACCTGCTGGTCAGAGAAATTGTAGGGGCGAGGGTTCTTGTTGTTTCGCACTTAGATGTTTTGCCGTGTGCGGATAATCTTGTTGACGAGCATACTCAGTTATCCTTTGATGTCGATAAATTCGATCTACTTGTTCTGTCACCCGGTCCTGGTACGCCGCAGGATTACCGTGGCTATGGCGCTTTGCTCAACTCTGGTAAACCTGTGCTGGGTATATGTCTCGGTATGCAGATTCTTAATGAGCATTTCGGCGGAAAAACTTCGCGCTTAGAAGGTTGTTTTCATGGTCGCACTGAGAAGATAGACTTCGCTGGTCACCATTTAGCCGTGGCCAGATATCATTCCCTTTATTGCGAAATAGTAGGGCAGGGGCTTGAAGTTATTGCCGCAAATAATCAGTATGTACCAATGGCAATAGCCCACAATGAGCGCCCTTTGCTTGGATATCAATTTCATCCAGAATCCTTTTTAACAGAAGATGCCGGAGTTTTTATTGACTACGCCCTCGATTTTTTCGGAATCAGTCAGCTTTGA
- a CDS encoding pyridoxal phosphate-dependent aminotransferase: MECISKRACEITPFLVMDVLEAAQKMEREGKNIIHMEIGEPDFDTPECIKKACCEALDKGETHYTHSLGIPELRDAISKYHKERYNVDVDPGQIIVTQGTSPAMLLLFTFILDQGDNVITSDPCYACYDNFINFAGANPVKVLTSEDDGFQFRPEEIKKVITDKTKAILINSPSNPTGTLLSPENMKKIAELGPWIISDEIYHGLVYGEQEHSILEYTDHAFVLNGFSKLFAMTGWRLGYLIAPKKYVRPLQKLCQNFFISANTMAQWAGVAALTESWDDVNRIKDIYNERRKFLVKRLREIGFDIKVEPTGAFYILVNMKSYAEKFEGSSYKLAFDILEKAEIGVTPGIDFGEGAEGFIRFSYANSIENLEEGMNRFEKYVKEFK; this comes from the coding sequence ATGGAATGTATTTCTAAGCGCGCCTGCGAGATCACGCCTTTTCTGGTCATGGATGTCCTTGAAGCGGCACAGAAAATGGAACGCGAAGGCAAAAATATAATTCACATGGAAATAGGGGAGCCTGATTTCGACACCCCCGAATGCATCAAAAAGGCGTGCTGCGAAGCCCTAGATAAAGGTGAGACACATTACACGCACAGCCTCGGCATTCCAGAACTGCGCGACGCCATCAGCAAATACCATAAAGAAAGATACAATGTAGATGTTGATCCGGGCCAAATAATTGTGACTCAAGGCACATCCCCTGCCATGCTCCTACTGTTCACATTCATCCTCGATCAGGGCGACAATGTCATCACATCTGACCCTTGCTATGCTTGCTACGACAATTTCATAAATTTTGCTGGAGCCAATCCAGTAAAAGTACTTACAAGTGAAGACGATGGATTTCAGTTCCGTCCTGAAGAAATAAAGAAAGTCATCACAGACAAAACTAAAGCTATTCTAATCAACTCTCCATCCAACCCTACAGGCACGCTTCTTTCTCCAGAGAACATGAAAAAGATAGCAGAATTAGGACCTTGGATTATATCAGATGAAATTTACCACGGCTTAGTTTACGGCGAGCAGGAGCATTCCATCCTCGAGTACACAGACCATGCATTCGTCTTAAACGGCTTCTCAAAGCTATTCGCAATGACAGGCTGGAGACTCGGTTATTTAATCGCGCCCAAAAAGTACGTACGGCCATTACAGAAACTTTGTCAGAACTTTTTCATATCAGCCAACACAATGGCTCAATGGGCCGGAGTAGCCGCCCTAACTGAATCATGGGATGACGTTAACCGCATCAAAGACATTTACAACGAACGCCGCAAGTTTCTAGTCAAACGACTACGCGAAATAGGATTCGATATCAAAGTCGAACCCACCGGAGCATTCTACATATTGGTTAACATGAAATCCTATGCGGAAAAATTCGAAGGAAGCTCCTACAAGCTAGCCTTCGATATTCTCGAAAAAGCAGAAATAGGCGTAACGCCCGGTATCGATTTCGGCGAAGGTGCAGAAGGGTTCATCAGATTTTCATACGCCAACTCTATTGAGAATTTGGAAGAAGGCATGAATAGATTTGAGAAGTATGTGAAAGAATTTAAATAG
- a CDS encoding retron system putative HNH endonuclease yields the protein MLNIHKNSEPQEVLDWKRDNSELIDFDNYTGDFNDDITPQAKQALQEELCKEQGYLCCYCMNRIYPNSMRLEHWQCQHNYPEKKFTYSNMLGACCGNEGSGSAVEHCDVKKGDGALRCHPARDRVEDSIKYSPDGTISSDDTQFNTELSGVLNLNVPFLKSNRSSIVKRLLKELPKRGTWTEQKLRRKIEEYQSHNAEGQLRPYCGVVLYFLKKRLRNVR from the coding sequence ATGCTGAATATTCATAAAAACTCTGAGCCTCAGGAAGTTCTTGATTGGAAACGAGATAATAGCGAATTAATAGATTTTGATAACTACACTGGTGATTTTAACGACGATATTACTCCGCAAGCAAAACAAGCTCTTCAAGAAGAATTATGTAAAGAGCAGGGCTATCTTTGTTGCTACTGTATGAACAGGATTTATCCTAACTCAATGCGGCTTGAGCATTGGCAATGCCAACATAATTATCCAGAAAAAAAGTTTACCTATTCGAATATGCTTGGAGCTTGTTGTGGTAATGAAGGCAGCGGATCGGCTGTTGAACATTGTGATGTAAAAAAAGGAGATGGGGCACTTCGGTGTCATCCCGCACGGGATAGAGTTGAGGATTCAATTAAGTATAGCCCTGATGGAACTATTTCTTCAGATGACACCCAGTTTAATACTGAGCTAAGTGGTGTGTTAAATCTAAATGTTCCTTTTTTAAAATCAAATAGGAGTTCTATCGTCAAGCGCCTTCTAAAGGAACTGCCTAAACGTGGAACTTGGACTGAGCAGAAGTTGCGAAGAAAAATCGAAGAATACCAATCTCACAATGCTGAAGGTCAGCTACGCCCGTATTGCGGAGTAGTTCTTTATTTTTTGAAGAAACGTCTTCGAAATGTAAGATAG
- a CDS encoding AAA family ATPase: MYVEKLSLKNFRGIRDLDIEFDKRLNVLVGDNGCGKSTILVAIVRGLIGSRLNHVAGDERTSLENMLQIQPFDIFNSTDHALRTLCFNREGKSISVTGSSSPDDFKSTLKDEFSRVDFIERAYFPAERGVGFSDSPPDSHIREVVRKDSRLNLMLVNNASYSYAFDWIKTQEDFENAAFRSYVDDGNQPKTFNLNPKLQAVKQVVENITGLSRITYSNTKNSVEVVKGIGDKRISLTLDQLSLGEHVFVGLIAAIAVSVVIDVVDGTNPLEAEHILIIDEIDLHLHPKWQRKVIPALLENFPKCQFIVTTHSPQILSEVSADNIISLYRDANGDIQYEKPVRSKGLSVSDVLTEVMGQDEFTESLETDLEAIYEYIEDEKFDDARDLIKKNEIEFGEIPALIEARTMLELSE; the protein is encoded by the coding sequence ATGTACGTTGAAAAACTATCTCTTAAGAATTTTCGCGGTATCCGCGATTTAGATATTGAATTTGATAAACGATTGAATGTGCTTGTTGGGGATAATGGTTGCGGTAAATCGACTATTCTTGTTGCTATTGTCCGAGGACTTATAGGGTCTCGTTTAAATCATGTTGCAGGCGACGAGCGTACGTCTCTTGAGAATATGCTGCAAATACAGCCATTTGATATTTTCAATTCGACTGATCACGCTCTTCGTACTCTTTGTTTTAACCGAGAAGGTAAGTCTATATCTGTAACTGGTAGCAGCTCTCCAGATGACTTTAAAAGTACTTTAAAAGACGAATTTTCTCGTGTAGATTTTATTGAACGTGCTTATTTTCCCGCAGAAAGAGGAGTTGGCTTTTCAGATTCTCCACCAGATAGTCACATAAGAGAGGTTGTCAGAAAAGACTCTAGACTTAATTTGATGCTAGTAAATAATGCTTCCTACTCTTATGCATTTGATTGGATTAAGACTCAGGAAGATTTTGAAAATGCAGCCTTTCGTTCTTATGTTGATGACGGAAATCAGCCTAAGACCTTTAATTTGAACCCTAAATTGCAGGCTGTAAAGCAGGTTGTTGAAAATATTACCGGACTATCAAGGATTACTTATAGTAATACAAAGAATTCTGTAGAAGTAGTTAAGGGCATTGGAGATAAACGTATTTCCCTCACGTTGGATCAGCTGTCATTAGGAGAACATGTTTTTGTTGGATTGATTGCCGCTATTGCAGTGAGTGTTGTTATTGATGTGGTTGATGGAACTAATCCATTGGAAGCTGAACATATACTAATTATCGATGAAATAGATCTCCACTTGCATCCTAAATGGCAACGTAAAGTTATTCCGGCCTTGCTTGAAAATTTTCCTAAATGTCAGTTTATAGTTACAACTCATTCTCCGCAAATTCTTAGTGAAGTTTCGGCTGATAATATTATTTCTTTATATCGAGATGCGAATGGTGATATTCAATATGAAAAGCCTGTTAGAAGTAAAGGGTTGAGCGTCTCAGATGTGTTGACTGAAGTTATGGGGCAGGATGAATTTACGGAGAGCTTGGAAACTGATCTTGAAGCAATATATGAATATATTGAAGATGAAAAATTTGACGATGCCAGAGATCTAATTAAAAAGAATGAGATTGAATTTGGTGAAATTCCGGCATTGATTGAGGCTCGTACTATGCTGGAACTATCAGAGTAA